In one window of Coprobacter tertius DNA:
- a CDS encoding DUF2007 domain-containing protein, which translates to MDTESEIITYKTYDTPFAAYEAKNILEANGVPAFVTNENMATLYPIFNEDISGVRLQIFEKDKALADKIFNSPSIEPIDGQE; encoded by the coding sequence ATGGATACAGAATCTGAAATTATTACGTATAAAACTTATGATACTCCTTTTGCTGCGTATGAAGCAAAAAATATTCTTGAGGCGAATGGGGTACCGGCTTTTGTTACAAATGAAAATATGGCAACTCTATATCCTATTTTTAACGAGGATATCAGTGGCGTACGGTTACAAATATTTGAGAAAGACAAGGCTTTGGCTGATAAAATTTTTAATTCACCTTCTATAGAACCGATAGATGGACAAGAATAG
- a CDS encoding XRE family transcriptional regulator, whose translation MNNEVIIQRIKDLIRELGVSQNEFADRIKTDRSNFSKHMNGKLPIGNVLINKILVSLDVSKDWLLEGVGNMFQSSFSENNVVTVSGKAIGELQQRGAPVYDIDVTAGPTGRELAFSRDSLIGSIDIPLISNRTKVVNVSGNSMEPVICNNDLIAIREITNFDLIFWGQIYVVILDDYRMVKYLRRHENTDMIILRSENKEYDDIEIRKIDIRRLFIVENIIRIDSRL comes from the coding sequence CATACAGAGAATTAAAGATTTAATACGAGAATTAGGTGTTTCTCAAAATGAGTTTGCTGATCGTATCAAAACCGATCGTTCGAATTTTTCGAAACACATGAATGGTAAATTACCAATTGGCAACGTACTCATTAATAAAATTCTGGTTAGTCTCGATGTCTCAAAAGACTGGCTGCTCGAAGGCGTAGGAAATATGTTTCAATCTTCATTTTCCGAGAATAATGTCGTAACTGTATCCGGCAAGGCTATAGGAGAATTACAACAAAGAGGTGCTCCCGTTTATGACATAGATGTCACTGCCGGGCCTACTGGAAGAGAATTGGCTTTTTCGAGAGATTCACTTATCGGGAGCATCGATATACCGCTTATCAGTAATCGCACCAAAGTAGTAAACGTTAGTGGTAATAGTATGGAACCTGTTATTTGCAATAATGATCTTATCGCCATACGGGAAATAACCAATTTCGATCTTATTTTTTGGGGACAAATTTATGTCGTTATCCTTGATGATTACCGTATGGTCAAATACCTTAGACGACATGAAAATACCGATATGATAATATTAAGAAGTGAAAATAAAGAATACGATGATATCGAAATCCGCAAAATCGATATCCGCAGGCTATTTATAGTCGAAAACATTATCCGAATAGATAGTCGCCTATAA